The window GGTTCGGTCATGTTTTCATTCCTTTACTTCAATTCACTGGAGAACTTCCCGGCGCCGCCGTTCATGCTGTCCCTTCTGGTCGGTATTTTCACAACCCTGATCCTGGCCGCCGGAAATATGATCATCAGGTGGTTGTTCTCGCTGGACGACTAGCACCGGCCCCGGACTAAATTTTACTTAGCGATGATAAGACCCCGGGAAGGGGCCTTATCTTTTCCCAGGGCGGCCCCTATGCGGCGGTAAGCCAAACCGCGGGGGGCGTGAGCACCGCCGCACCCGCAAGGGCGAAGGCCCCCCAGCCCCGCCGGTTCCCCCGGCGCAAAGCCCACAGGCCGTAGCTCGCGGTGTGCATCGCGATCCCAAGCACCACCAGCATGATCACGATTCTGATCACCAAGGCTCTCACTCCTCACTTGTTCTCTTCCGTCCCGGGACTGTTCAGGACTGCCGGGCGGGCGTCCGCGCCCACCCGCAATACGACCACCGCCTGCTAGCGCCAAGGCACCGTCTCGCGCAGCAGGCCGATGCGGCGCACCCGGAAGTCGAAGTCGATGCTGATCTCAGCGTCCGGGAACTTCTCGTCCCAGGCGAAAGCCTCCCAGGCCTGCCAGGTGGGAAAAAGCCGCTTGGCGTGGTAGCCCAGAGCGAAGAAGTCGGCGCCGAACTCGTTCTGGGCCTTGTCCAGAGTCGCCCGGGCATCGGTCATGAGGCTCTCCTTCACCGCCTGCTCCACTTGGCGCGTCCTTTCCGGCCGTTCGTAGTGCTCCCCGCTCTGGATAGCCAGGATGTCCCCCTCCAGCGGCACCCGGACGGACACCCGGGGCGTTCCGTCGTCCCCGATCCTGACCTGCACCGCCGGCGGCTCGCGCGGGAAAACCCGGACCACGATGAACCGGCCGGGGTGCAGGGGATCGCGCACGGTCTTGATCATTTCCCGGAACGTTCCCCGTACCATCTTCCCGATCCCGGTTTCGTCCCCGTTCAGCACTCCCACCATTCGCCCACCGTGGATCACGGCCGCGCCCATCATCTCGATCCCCGGCCCGCCGCGCCGGGGGATGGTGCCGGCCATATGGCTCCCCTTGGCCTTGTGGGACGGGTCGGCCGGACCCTCTTCCCGCCGCCGCACCGCGACCAGGCCGACCAAGCCTGCTGCTCCCGGCGAACTCATGTCGATGTAGATCTGGTGGAAATCGGCCCGGGGGATGAACTCGGTAACGTCCCAGCCGCCGACCTGAAGCTCCCAGAACTTGCCCGGGCTGGCCTCCAAAACCGGGGCGGCCTCCCGCAGCACGGCCTCGGCGCGGCCGTTGGCCACCAACACCCGAATGGTTGGGCGGAACTGGGGAAACCGAACCAGCGGCGCCACGGTGGCGGCGAAATCGGTCTCGGCCAGTTCGCGGCCGACAATGATCACCTTGGTGTGCGACAGGTCCACATGGCGGTCAATCCAGGCGTGGGCGAACTCCAGCGCGCTCAGGAGACTCGGCGCC is drawn from Candidatus Desulforudis audaxviator MP104C and contains these coding sequences:
- a CDS encoding Ger(x)C family spore germination protein, coding for MAVLILAVLCLPGCWDYRELDETTWVTAVGVDRGRENTLTVTLQIAVAANIAGGGDGRGGAGAGETVLVTSMEAPSLLSALEFAHAWIDRHVDLSHTKVIIVGRELAETDFAATVAPLVRFPQFRPTIRVLVANGRAEAVLREAAPVLEASPGKFWELQVGGWDVTEFIPRADFHQIYIDMSSPGAAGLVGLVAVRRREEGPADPSHKAKGSHMAGTIPRRGGPGIEMMGAAVIHGGRMVGVLNGDETGIGKMVRGTFREMIKTVRDPLHPGRFIVVRVFPREPPAVQVRIGDDGTPRVSVRVPLEGDILAIQSGEHYERPERTRQVEQAVKESLMTDARATLDKAQNEFGADFFALGYHAKRLFPTWQAWEAFAWDEKFPDAEISIDFDFRVRRIGLLRETVPWR